Genomic segment of Phycisphaerales bacterium AB-hyl4:
CGGACGTGGGCCGCCTTTTGCGCGGCGTCCAGCACGGCGACCGCGGCGGTGAAGCCGGCGACCTCCAGCACCGCCATGGTGCGCGGGCAGGGCGGTGGTTCGGAGACGGCTGGGGGTGGGAGCGGGGCGTTAGAGGACATGGCTTATATCACGCCTCGGCGGCGCATCTCCGCCAGTACCGCCTGGGTGACCTCCTGCACGCGGTCGCGGGGTTGCACGATCGGCTCGGGCCGGGCGGAGCGCATCGGGCAGCCCTCGACCGGGGCGTCGACCACGCCGAAGTCGGCCAGAATGCAGCGTAGCAGTTCGGCAAGTTTGTCGCGATCCAGTCGCTCATCGGCTGGCGATGCCGATGGGCTCGATCAAGCAGCACGGCCATTACCTGCCGATCACCTCCGGCTGCTGCACCTTCCGCGAGGGGCTCGATGTCCATGCCTTGACCGTGCGCGAAGACCCGCAGGGCGCGAACCTGCCTGTGGATGGTGCGCCGATCGCCGTGGTGGTCAACGGCAGCCTGACATTGGACGAAGGCACGAACGAGTTCTGCAGTTGCTATGGCGGCACCCGCATTGATCGCGACAAGCACAAGGAATGTTTTGAAGAGAGCGACGAGGATGTCTACGCCTGGAACGAGTCGGCGGGCAACACCGGCCCATGCACCTACTGCGAATGCCACGACTTCGCCTACGGCACACGCAAGAGCGACACCCTCACCATCAGCTATGCCCAGCAATTTGCGAACGAGCATGAGATTGAAACGGTGGTCGATCGGCCCGAAGCGATGATCGGGCAGGTTGACGCCGTGATTCTGCACGGCTGCAACTGGGACCGCCACGTGGCCAGCGCTCGACCCTTCGTGGAAGCTGGCGTGCCCGTGCTGGTGGACAAGCCGGTGGCAGGCAACGAGCGTGACCTGCGACAATTCGAACGCTGGGTCGAAAACGGCGCTTGCATCACCGGCGGCTCGTCCTTGCGCTTCTGTGATGAGGTTCGGCAATGGCGTGCACAACCGCTGGATGTTCGGGGCGAGGCGAATACGGTGATTTGTGGCTGCGGGGTCGATGAATTCAACTACGGCATTCACGCCTACGCGTTGTTGCACGCAGTGCTCGGTGGCGGAGCGACGCGCGTACGCCACATCAGCCAGGGCCCGCAGCGCCGCATACAGGTGGAGTACCCTGATGGCCGATGCGGCATACTGGTGATCGGTCAAGCAAAAACCTGGTTGCCGTTCTACGCCACCATTACGACCGACCGCAGTATTCAGCAGATCGTGGTCGACAACAGC
This window contains:
- a CDS encoding Gfo/Idh/MocA family oxidoreductase → MGSIKQHGHYLPITSGCCTFREGLDVHALTVREDPQGANLPVDGAPIAVVVNGSLTLDEGTNEFCSCYGGTRIDRDKHKECFEESDEDVYAWNESAGNTGPCTYCECHDFAYGTRKSDTLTISYAQQFANEHEIETVVDRPEAMIGQVDAVILHGCNWDRHVASARPFVEAGVPVLVDKPVAGNERDLRQFERWVENGACITGGSSLRFCDEVRQWRAQPLDVRGEANTVICGCGVDEFNYGIHAYALLHAVLGGGATRVRHISQGPQRRIQVEYPDGRCGILVIGQAKTWLPFYATITTDRSIQQIVVDNSRIYRSLLEATLPYLVGQTKTPPLPSNEWLDPERWALAARESWLNDNRWVDINALSSDAAGYDGSAFAQQYRSSRT